A stretch of Lathyrus oleraceus cultivar Zhongwan6 chromosome 6, CAAS_Psat_ZW6_1.0, whole genome shotgun sequence DNA encodes these proteins:
- the LOC127095727 gene encoding uncharacterized protein LOC127095727, with translation MEAWNRLEDIFQDNQNARVVTLEQEFSNIRMEDFPDVSAYCQRLKMFSDQLKNVGSLVNNHRLVLQLISSLPEAYSSVATLIRQSNPLPAFYQDRSMLTLEESGMAKMENTCSHAAIHTTQSKHTEDTSQCGNRRPDNRSRSHGN, from the coding sequence ATGGAAGCATGGAATCGCTTGGAAGATATTTTTCAGGACAACCAAAATGCTCGAGTTGTCACTCTTGAGCAAGAGTTTTCTAACATTCGTATGGAGGATTTTCCCGATGTCTCTGCTTACTGTCAGCGTCTTAAGATGTTTTCTGATCAGTTGAAAAATGTTGGCTCCCTTGTCAACAATCATCGTTTGGTCCTTCAGTTGATCTCTAGTCTCCCAGAAGCTTACAGTAGTGTTGCTACTTTGATTCGCCAGAGCAACCCTCTTCCGGCATTCTATCAGGATCGTTCCATGCTCACTTTGGAAGAATCGGGTATGGCTAAGATGGAAAACACATGCTCTCATGCTGCTATTCACACCACTCAGTCGAAACATACTGAAGACACCTCTCAGTGTGGCAACCGCCGCCCCGACAACCGTTCTCGCTCCCATGGCAACTAG